Proteins co-encoded in one Aspergillus flavus chromosome 2, complete sequence genomic window:
- a CDS encoding putative vesicle transport v-snare protein (unnamed protein product): MSNPLDTDAGSELFSSYEAELKLIQADLNQTLDQIAESSGEQRKSTIRKAEQVLDEATELLDQMRMEKQNIPSAARSKVNARFRNYATDLDESKRKLKSLSDDRKALFGDRYTDDPQDVHLEQRQQLLSGTDRLERSSARLQESQRIALETEDIGRNTLADLNTQRETIMNTRSNLQQSEGYVDTSIKTLRGMARRMATNRIITIAIITVLVLLIIAVIYSKFH, translated from the exons atgtCAAATCCGTTGGATACCGATGCCGGCTCAGAGCTCTTCAGTAGTTATGAGGCCGAGCTAAAGCTGATACAGGCCGATCTGAACCAGACATTGGACCAGATCGCCGAATCGAGCGGAGAGCAACGGAAATCCACAATTAGGAAAGCGGAACAGGTTCTAGATGAAGCTACTGAACTG TTGGACCAGATGCGCATGGAGAAGCAGAACATCCCCTCGGCGGCGCGGTCAAAAGTCAACGCACGATTCCGCAACTATGCCACGGATCTTGATGAGTCGAAACGCAAACTGAAATCTCTTTCCGACGACCGAAAAGCGCTCTTTGGCGATCGCTACACCGACGACCCGCAGGATGTACACCTGGAGCAGAGGCAGCAGCTTCTGTCCGGCACGGACCGCCTGGAGCGCAGCTCTGCCAGACTCCAAGAAAGCCAGCGGATTGCTTTAGAGACGGAAGATATCGGCCGCAACACGCTAGCAGATCTGAACACGCAGCGGGAAACCATTATGAATACCCGGAGCAATCTGCAGCAAAGCGAAGGATATGTTGATACCAGTATCAAAACGTTAAGGGGCATGGCCCGTAG GATGGCTACGAATCGGATAATCACTATTGCGATCATAACCGTTTTGGTTCTTCTGATTATTGCCGTTATCTACAGCAAGTTCCATTAA
- a CDS encoding DUF2407 C-terminal domain-containing protein has protein sequence MTTPTFLSPNHNPEEDSTSDPLLLTIRFSASIPDLPFDILYPETTTSAGLKQLVRTRLPQNLSSHRLRLIYAGRGLEDTVPLSVSLKLPPSPTRSPRLPSDDEDTDLSKGKGKGKAPVREQPRLYIHCSIGDIVLSATDLATEASLASTLQQEDETQKDGNQSSMQSQQQQQQHQTSSTTPAPRGFDRLLSAGFTPAEVSALRSQFMAIQSVSRTPDTMPSGAELRELEDRWMDEGSSAMAAGVGGAGEGAGFTDDDGGFGSGSRGAIDDMLWGAVMGFFWPVGCAMWLRREEGVWSWRKGLAVFVGVVVNLAFGTMRIMN, from the coding sequence ATGACAACACCAACCTTCCTATCCCCAAACCACAATCCCGAGGAGGACTCAACATCCGaccctctcctcctcactaTCCGCTTCTCTGCCTCAATCCCCGACCTCCCCTTCGACATCCTCTACCCCGAAACAACCACATCAGCAGGCCTAAAACAGTTGGTCCGCACCCGACTCCCACAAAACCTCTCCTCACACCGTCTCCGATTGATCTACGCCGGCCGCGGTCTTGAAGACACCGTCCCACTCTCCGTCTCCCTGAAACTACCCCCCTCACCCACTCGCTCACCCCGACTACcatccgatgatgaagacaCCGATCTCTCaaaggggaaggggaagggcAAAGCGCCTGTCCGAGAACAACCCCGTCTGTATATTCATTGTTCGATAGGCGATATCGTCCTTTCAGCTACGGATTTAGCGACAGAAGCATCGTTGGCATCTACGCTTCAGCAAGAGGATGAGACACAAAAAGATGGTAATCAGTCAAGTATGCAGagtcaacagcagcagcaacagcatcagACGTCCTCGACTACTCCTGCGCCCCGTGGCTTTGACCGGTTGCTGTCGGCGGGGTTTACCCCCGCTGAAGTGTCGGCGCTGCGGTCGCAGTTTATGGCTATTCAGTCGGTGTCGCGGACGCCGGATACTATGCCGAGTGGGGCGGAGTTGCGGGAACTTGAGGATCGGTGGATGGACGAGGGTTCGTCGGCAATGGCGGCTGGAGTAGGAGGGGCTGGAGAGGGTGCGGGTTtcacagatgatgatgggggATTTGGGTCGGGGTCGCGAGGGGCTATAGATGATATGCTTTGGGGCGCTGTCATGGGTTTCTTTTGGCCGGTGGGTTGTGCGATGTGGTTGAGGCGGGAGGAGGGGGTTTGGAGCTGGCGAAAGGGTTTGGCGGTGTTTGTTGGGGTGGTTGTTAACCTTGCGTTTGGGACGATGCGTATCATGAACTGA